The Streptomyces achromogenes DNA segment CCCGCATCGGCCCCGCCACGTCCACGGCCGGCGAGGAGAGTGCAGGGCCCACGCAGGCCGGGGAGTCCTCGCAGTCCGTCTCCTCCGCCGTCTGAGACCGCCGGACCCGCCGCCCGGCGGGGTCGTGGCACCGCCCGGTGCGGCCACGGGCCCGCCGGGCCTTCGCGTCCGCCTCCGGGATCATGCGCCCGCCCTCGCCCCGCGGTTGCCGCGAGCCGACGAGGCGGGCTTCTTCAGTTGTTCTATGTGAGGTGAGTTGTGGATGTCGCAACGCCTTGCGGGGTGCGAAGGGGCTTCTGAATGCCTTGACAAGGGTTCTGGGCGACTCCAGACTGATGTTGCGCTTACCGCAAACCGTTTCGTTATACGCACCCGAGGTGTCATGATGATTCCCGCGTGCCGTCTCGCGGATCTCCCGCGAGGTGAGGCCTTCCGGCTCGACGCCGACCCGCCGGTCTCGGTGTTCCACACCGACGACGGCGAGGTCTTCGCCATCGACGACACCTGTACCCACCAGGACGCCTCGCTCGCCGACGGCTGGCTGGAGGGCTGCGAGGTGGAATGCCCGCTGCATGCCTCCAAGTTCGACCTGCGCACCGGCGCGGTGGACTCCCCGCCGGCGAAGCTGCCGGTCCGGACGCACGAGGTCGTCGTCGAGGACGGCATGATCTACGTGCGGCTCTCCACGGAGGCGCCCAACCTGCCGCCCTGCATCTCGGCCCGCCTCGCCGGTGGTCCCGCGTGAGGACCGTCGCCGTGGTCGGCGCCTCCCTCGCCGGGCTGTCGGCGGCACGCTCGCTGCGCAAGCAGGGCTTCGACGGACGCCTGGTCGTCATCGGGGACGAGCCGCACCGCCCCTACGACAGGCCCCCGCTGTCCAAGGAGTTCCTGTCCGGCACCCTCGGCGAGGCCGAACTCGCCCTGGAGGCGGAGGGTGAGGACCTGGCGGCGGAGTGGCTGCTCGGCGCCCGCGCCACCGGCCTCGACCACACCGCGCGCTCCGTCCGCCTCGCCCACGGACCTGAGGTGCGCGCCGACGGCTTCGTCATCGCCACCGGCGCCGTGGCGCGCGCCCTGCCGGGCTCCGCGGGCCTCGCCGGAGTGCACACCCTGCGCACCCTGGACGACGCCCGCGCCCTACGGGACGAACTGGCCGGCGGCGGACGCCTGGTGGTGATCGGCGGCGGTTTCATCGGCGCCGAGGTCGCCTCCACCGCGTACGCCCTCGGTCTCGACGTGACCGTCGTGGAAGCGGCCCCGACCCCGCTCGCCGGGCCGCTCGGCGCCACCATGGGCGCCGTCGTCTCCGGCCTGCACACCGACCACGGTGTGCGGCTGTTGTGCGGCGTGGGCGTCAAGGGACTGAGCGGGGAGCGCCGAGTGGACGCCGTCCTGCTGGAGGACGGCCGAAGCGTCCCCGCCGACATCGTCGTCGTCGGGGTCGGGGCCCTCCCGTGCGTCGAGTGGCTGGAGGGTTCCGGCATCGTCCTCGACAACGGCGTGAAGTGCGGTGCGGACGGCCGGACCAGCCTGGCCGGCGTGGTCGCGGTCGGCGACTGTGCCAACTGGTACGACCCCCGGGCCGGCCACCACCGCCGCGTGGAGCACTGGACCGGCGCGCGCGAGCGCCCGGAGGCCGCCGTCGCCACCCTGCTGGCAGGGGGTGCGGTGGAGCCCGGTGTGCCCCGGCCGCCGTACTTCTGGTCGGACCA contains these protein-coding regions:
- a CDS encoding bifunctional 3-phenylpropionate/cinnamic acid dioxygenase ferredoxin subunit, with product MMIPACRLADLPRGEAFRLDADPPVSVFHTDDGEVFAIDDTCTHQDASLADGWLEGCEVECPLHASKFDLRTGAVDSPPAKLPVRTHEVVVEDGMIYVRLSTEAPNLPPCISARLAGGPA
- a CDS encoding NAD(P)/FAD-dependent oxidoreductase, translating into MRTVAVVGASLAGLSAARSLRKQGFDGRLVVIGDEPHRPYDRPPLSKEFLSGTLGEAELALEAEGEDLAAEWLLGARATGLDHTARSVRLAHGPEVRADGFVIATGAVARALPGSAGLAGVHTLRTLDDARALRDELAGGGRLVVIGGGFIGAEVASTAYALGLDVTVVEAAPTPLAGPLGATMGAVVSGLHTDHGVRLLCGVGVKGLSGERRVDAVLLEDGRSVPADIVVVGVGALPCVEWLEGSGIVLDNGVKCGADGRTSLAGVVAVGDCANWYDPRAGHHRRVEHWTGARERPEAAVATLLAGGAVEPGVPRPPYFWSDQYGVRIQFAGHAAEADSITVEAGAADDRDVLAVYRRDGRPVAVLGMNQPRLFMRARKQLAAGTS